The following are encoded in a window of Bacillota bacterium genomic DNA:
- a CDS encoding metal-dependent hydrolase has product AGVLSLAGGLALDQGVPWAAWLALAVLAGYVSHLVLDLANPTPELLLWPWSRKRIRLTCIPALPEGGLAENALEALVACLALAGAWAALGPDTLSHLREVVRP; this is encoded by the coding sequence CGCCGGGGTGCTCTCCTTGGCCGGAGGCCTCGCCTTGGACCAAGGCGTTCCTTGGGCCGCCTGGCTCGCCCTCGCGGTCCTCGCGGGCTACGTCTCCCATCTCGTGCTCGACCTGGCCAACCCGACGCCCGAGCTGCTCCTCTGGCCCTGGTCGAGGAAGAGGATCCGGCTGACCTGCATCCCCGCTCTGCCCGAGGGAGGTCTTGCGGAGAATGCGCTGGAGGCGCTGGTGGCCTGTCTGGCCCTCGCCGGCGCCTGGGCCGCGCTCGGCCCGGATACGCTTTCTCATCTCCGAGAGGTGGTACGCCCATGA